A part of Vulpes vulpes isolate BD-2025 chromosome 15, VulVul3, whole genome shotgun sequence genomic DNA contains:
- the SYCE1 gene encoding synaptonemal complex central element protein 1, whose product MAGRPGSSGVERAGAMERAEKAGGQAKSSQKIEDLLEMVKKLQKAGSLEPRVEVLINRINEVQQAKKKASEELGEARTVWEALQKEMDSLSGEKVRLKEILNKKQETLRILRLHCQEKESEAQRKHTMLQECKERISALNSQIEEEKNKQRQLRLDFEEQLEDLMGQHKDLWKFHGPEQMAREIDTLDSSKEHLLKEEKLVEAKLEDVKHRLCSQFGADGCSTIAEGLFLRSQEAAAAVHLFEEENRKAQGLLDAATHHHEQLQQKCQQLQQKRQRLKEELEKLGMQIPVQAQSKQEEGAGPGEPANPKLLGVIQEKDPEMPTKEGPMPS is encoded by the exons GGCAGGCCAAGTCCTCACAGAAAATTGAAGACTTGCTGGAAATGGTGAAGAAGTTGCAGAAAG CGGGAAGCCTAGAGCCCAGGGTCGAAGTCCTGATCAATCGGATTAACGAGGTTCAGCAAG CAAAAAAGAAAGCCAGTGAGGAGCTGGGAGAGGCCCGAACTGTTTGGGAGGCCCTGCAGAAGGAAATGGACTCAC TGAGTGGAGAGAAAGTACGCCTGAAAGAGATCTTGAACAAAAAGCAAG AGACCCTAAGAATCCTCAGGCTGCACTGCCAGGAGAAGGAGAGTGAGGCACAGAG GAAGCATACCATGCTGCAGGAGTGCAAGGAGCGAATTTCTGCCCTGAACTCCCAGATtgaggaagagaagaataaaCAGAGGCAACTGAG GTTGGATTTTGAGGAACAGCTAGAGGATCTGATGGGCCAGCACAAGGACCTCTGGAAGTTCCAT GGGCCAGAGCAGATGGCCCGGGAGATTGACACCCTGGACAGCAGCAAGGAGCACCTGCTCAAGGAAG AGAAGCTTGTGGAGGCAAAGCTGGAAGATGTGAAGCATCGTCTGTGTTCCCAGTTTGGGGCTGACGGCTGCTCAACCATTGCTGAGGGGCTCTTTCTCCGCAGCCAGGAGGCTGCAGCTGCAGT GCATCTGTTTGAAGAGGAGAACAGGAAGGCCCAGGGACTCCTGGATGCTGCTACACATCACCATGAGCAGCTGCAGCAGAAGTGCCAACAACTGCAGCAGAAGAGGCAGAG GCTTAAAGAGGAGCTGGAAAAGCTTGGCATGCAGATCCCTGTTCAAGCCCAAAGCAAACAAGAGGAAGGGGCTGGCCCAGGAGAACCT GCCAATCCCAAGCTCCTAGGAGTCATTCAGGAGAAAGACCCAGAGATGCCCACCAAGGAAGGCCCTATGCCCTCTTAG
- the LOC140593682 gene encoding uncharacterized protein, whose translation MRENPCRYNEWGNTICLKPTQLNLPRADFEEHHHKCNQSGDNFCKKLHFPQFSRTQLGEKTFECDVCGRTFYKKSNLSKHQKIHAGEKPYKCSECEKTFISKTVLTIHQRTHTGEKPYACIKCEKSFCHKSLLTVHQRIHTGEKSYECYEGGKSFSVKTKLTVHLRTHTGQKCYECNVCRKFFYQKSALTVHQRVHNRETHHECIACGKTFHKKPILIAHQRTHTGERPYECKECGKSFGHCPALTVHQRTHSRDKPYKCNECGKSSCVKPKLTVHLRLQTGEKPYECKECGKTFYQKSKLTVHQRTPTGEKPYKCKECWKTFCEKSALNKHQRTHTGEKPCGCKEHRKTLPEVSPDCAPENLYRRETL comes from the coding sequence ATGAGGGAGAATCCCTGTAGATATAATGAATGGGGGAACACCATTTGTTTGAAACCAACACAGCTGAATCTTCCTAGAGCTGATTTTGAGGAACATCACCATAAATGTAATCAAAGTGGGGATAATTTCTGCAAGAAATTACACTTCCCTCAGTTTTCAAGGACTCAGCTAGGAGAGAAAACTTTTGAATGTGATGTATGTGGTAGAACTTTCTACAAAAAGTCTAATCTCAGTAAACATCAGAAAATACACgcaggagagaaaccctataaatgtaGCGAGTGTGAGAAAACCTTCATCAGTAAGACAGTTCTTACAATCCATCAGAGAACTCATACCGGGGAGAAACCCTATGCATGTATCAAATGTGAGAAATCTTTCTGCCATAAGTCACTCCTAACTGTTCATCAGAGAATCCacacaggagaaaaatcatatgagtGTTATGAAGGTGGGAAATCCTTCTCTGTGAAGACAAAACTCACTGTACACCTGAGAACACACACAGGGCAGAAATGCTATGAATGTAATGTGTGTAGGAAGTTCTTTTACCAGAAGTCAGCCCTCACTGTACATCAAAGGGTTCACAATAGGGAGACACATCATGAGTGCATTGCTTGTGGTAAAACCTTCCATAAGAAGCCAATTCTCATTGCacatcagagaactcacacaggagagagaccatatgaatgtaaagaatgtgggaagTCCTTTGGCCATTGCCCAGCTCTTACTGTCCATCAGAGAACTCACTCAAGAGACAAACcatataaatgtaatgaatgtgggaaatcctCCTGTGTAAAGCCAAAGCTCACTGTGCATCTGAGACTTCAAACAGGTGAGAAACCGTATGAATGCAAAGAATGTGGGAAAACTTTCTACCAGAAGTCAAAACTCACTGTACACCAGAGAACTCCCACAGgtgagaaaccttacaaatgtaaggAATGTTGGAAAACCTTTTGTGAGAAATCAGCTCTGAATAAacatcagagaactcacacaggagagaaaccctgtGGGTGTAAAGAACACAGGAAAACTCTACCAGAAGTCAGCCCTGACTGTGCACCGGAGAACTtatacaggagagaaaccctatga